A genomic window from Spiroplasma endosymbiont of Labia minor includes:
- a CDS encoding adenylosuccinate synthase: MNKNESQDYRSLVIVGAQWGDEGKGKITDYFAQSADMVVRFAGGNNAGHIIEQNGKKLKVTIVPSGIMNSRVINVIGNGTVINLPSLISEMEILEKEGFITDTIKISNRAHLVFPYHIVIDEFQEKERKNKKIGTTKRGIGPAYSDKVDRQGIRICDIAKKDFKEKLKYNVEYKNKFIKAMFDGKPLNFEDIYNETIELYKKIEDKITDTAIIIEDAIKSNKTVLFEGAQGVLLDIDHGTYPFVTSSNTSANNAPTGAGISANLIKHVIGVAKAYCTRVGAGGFPTELLSEIGDQIREKGHEYGSNTGRPRRVGWLDAVALKYAIKVGGITNIFITLLDVLSGLEKIKICTSYTLNNRQINSLPACDEDYQECIPNFLEMPGWNEDITQVKSFDELPENAKNYLKMIEKICEIDIIGFSIGPDRKQTILLDQIFNHD, encoded by the coding sequence ATGAATAAAAACGAAAGCCAAGATTATCGTTCATTAGTTATTGTGGGCGCACAATGAGGAGATGAAGGAAAAGGGAAAATTACGGATTACTTTGCTCAATCTGCTGATATGGTAGTTAGATTTGCAGGAGGAAATAACGCAGGTCACATTATCGAACAAAACGGGAAAAAATTAAAAGTAACTATAGTGCCTTCTGGAATAATGAATTCTAGAGTTATTAATGTTATTGGTAACGGAACCGTAATAAACTTACCAAGTCTTATTTCAGAAATGGAAATTTTGGAAAAAGAAGGTTTCATAACAGATACTATTAAAATTTCAAACAGAGCTCATTTGGTTTTTCCATACCATATAGTTATAGATGAATTTCAAGAAAAAGAAAGAAAAAATAAAAAAATAGGAACTACAAAAAGAGGAATTGGACCAGCTTATTCTGACAAAGTTGACAGACAAGGAATAAGAATTTGCGATATAGCGAAAAAAGATTTTAAAGAAAAACTAAAATATAATGTTGAATACAAAAATAAATTTATTAAAGCTATGTTTGATGGTAAACCATTAAATTTTGAAGATATCTATAATGAAACAATTGAATTATACAAAAAAATTGAAGATAAAATCACAGACACAGCAATAATAATTGAAGACGCAATTAAATCAAATAAAACTGTTTTATTTGAAGGAGCTCAAGGTGTTTTGCTAGATATTGATCACGGTACTTATCCTTTTGTGACATCTTCAAATACATCAGCAAACAATGCACCAACAGGTGCTGGAATTTCTGCAAATTTAATTAAACATGTAATTGGAGTTGCAAAAGCATATTGTACTAGAGTTGGTGCCGGTGGTTTCCCAACTGAATTATTAAGTGAAATTGGTGATCAAATTAGAGAAAAAGGACATGAATACGGCTCAAACACAGGTAGACCTAGACGTGTTGGTTGATTAGATGCAGTAGCATTAAAATATGCAATAAAAGTTGGTGGAATTACAAATATATTCATTACATTGCTTGATGTGTTATCTGGTTTAGAAAAAATTAAAATATGCACATCTTATACTCTAAACAACAGACAAATAAACTCTTTGCCTGCATGTGATGAAGATTATCAAGAATGTATACCAAATTTCTTGGAAATGCCTGGATGAAACGAAGATATTACACAAGTTAAATCTTTTGATGAATTACCAGAAAATGCAAAAAATTATTTAAAAATGATTGAAAAAATTTGTGAAATAGACATAATTGGATTTTCAATCGGTCCAGATCGAAAACAAACAATTTTATTAGATCAAATATTTAACCATGATTAA
- a CDS encoding phosphoribosyltransferase, whose translation MIEKNDLTILITYEEIKSAINKMVSDIERTYEGQQIVFVCTTGSVFMFIADLIRELPNDVSVEFVQLKKNELNERYVSAQFSREITGKHVILLCDIINAGKTTKMVHKVIENENPADIKVITLIDREKNHQEFEIPYTASFNIDKDEFICGYGMNYNGHYANLKNIYIVKSSTIDADGKIKEKILSTTDLRSNETNKGK comes from the coding sequence ATGATTGAAAAAAATGACTTAACAATTTTAATTACTTATGAAGAAATTAAATCTGCAATTAATAAAATGGTTAGTGATATAGAAAGAACTTATGAGGGACAACAAATAGTTTTTGTTTGCACAACAGGTTCTGTATTTATGTTTATAGCCGATTTAATAAGAGAATTACCAAACGATGTTTCTGTTGAATTTGTGCAATTAAAGAAAAATGAATTAAATGAAAGATATGTTTCTGCACAATTTTCAAGAGAAATCACAGGTAAACATGTTATTTTGCTTTGCGACATAATTAATGCCGGAAAAACTACAAAAATGGTTCATAAAGTAATTGAAAATGAAAACCCAGCAGATATAAAAGTAATTACTCTAATAGATCGTGAAAAAAATCATCAAGAATTTGAAATACCTTACACAGCATCATTTAATATAGATAAAGATGAATTTATTTGTGGGTATGGGATGAACTATAACGGTCATTACGCTAATTTGAAAAATATTTATATTGTCAAGAGTTCAACAATTGATGCTGATGGCAAAATTAAAGAAAAAATTTTATCAACTACAGATTTAAGATCAAATGAAACAAATAAAGGAAAATAA
- the purB gene encoding adenylosuccinate lyase, producing the protein MINRYTNDKIVEIWSDKNKYETWLEIEKLIVEAWSSIGVIPNEDAKLIRNKAQININRMFELEIENKHEMVAFTRAISETLDDEKRWIHFGLTSTDIIDTAQNFLIKESNEVVQNEMIKLGETLFSLAKKYKNTLIMGRSHGIYGEPTSLGLKFLLWFDEIGRQIERLLFSKKQIEITKISGSMGNYVHIEPEIEEFVAEKLKLSIDSINTQVTQRDRHAFLLSCFANIASTLEKIAQEIRLFSRSEIKEWNEGFGVNQKGSSSMPHKRNPISSENISGLSRYIRSFVSVSFENNLLWHERDISHSSNERLILPDVFNILVYSINRLTDTLEKLVIDKNEINKHIKEAKNIYFSQTLLTYIIKTTKFSREEIYDFIQAATIKAMNENKDFKSILEQNNIQKFISINALNKIFKDEYFLRNTEKIYERIDISWLKKMT; encoded by the coding sequence ATGATTAATAGATATACTAACGATAAAATTGTTGAAATATGATCTGACAAAAATAAATATGAAACTTGATTGGAAATTGAAAAATTAATAGTAGAGGCTTGATCTTCTATTGGGGTAATTCCAAATGAAGATGCAAAACTAATAAGAAATAAAGCTCAAATTAATATAAATAGAATGTTTGAATTAGAAATAGAAAATAAACATGAAATGGTTGCTTTTACAAGAGCGATTAGTGAAACATTAGATGATGAAAAACGCTGAATTCATTTCGGATTAACATCGACAGATATAATTGATACAGCTCAAAATTTTTTAATCAAAGAATCAAATGAAGTTGTTCAAAATGAAATGATAAAATTAGGAGAAACATTATTTAGTCTTGCAAAAAAATATAAAAATACATTAATAATGGGTAGAAGCCATGGAATTTATGGCGAACCAACATCTCTTGGCTTAAAATTTTTATTATGATTCGATGAAATTGGTAGACAAATTGAAAGGCTATTATTTTCAAAAAAACAAATAGAAATAACTAAAATTTCGGGTTCAATGGGTAATTATGTTCACATAGAACCTGAAATAGAAGAATTTGTAGCAGAAAAGTTAAAACTAAGTATAGATAGTATAAATACACAAGTAACACAACGTGATCGTCATGCTTTTTTGTTGTCTTGTTTTGCAAATATAGCTTCAACTTTAGAAAAAATTGCTCAAGAAATTAGATTATTTTCTAGAAGTGAAATTAAAGAATGAAATGAAGGTTTTGGTGTTAATCAAAAAGGTTCATCATCAATGCCACATAAAAGAAACCCCATTTCTTCAGAAAATATTAGTGGACTATCTAGATATATTAGATCATTTGTTTCTGTTTCGTTTGAAAATAATTTGCTGTGACACGAAAGAGATATTTCACATTCATCAAACGAACGTTTAATTTTACCAGATGTATTTAATATATTAGTTTATAGTATAAATAGGTTAACTGACACATTAGAAAAATTAGTAATTGACAAAAATGAAATTAACAAACATATTAAAGAAGCAAAAAATATATACTTCTCTCAAACTTTGTTAACTTATATTATAAAAACTACAAAATTTTCAAGAGAAGAGATTTATGATTTTATTCAAGCAGCTACTATAAAAGCAATGAATGAAAATAAAGATTTTAAAAGTATTTTGGAACAAAATAATATACAAAAATTTATTTCAATAAACGCGCTTAATAAAATATTTAAAGATGAGTATTTCTTACGAAATACAGAAAAAATTTATGAAAGGATAGATATATCATGATTGAAAAAAATGACTTAA